The genomic interval GACGGCCGTGACGGGTGCCTGTATCCGCCAGTCGGGCTCTTCCTCGGTCACGTTGATGAAGTACCGGTAGCCGCCGCACACGTCGTGCCGGAAGAGGCGGCCCATGAACGCGGTGTAGCGGTGGTCCAGGCCGTCCAGTTCGCCGTACCCGGTCTCCTCGACCATGTAGGAGATGATCTGGTCGTCGGACCAGGTCTCGATCATGTCGATCGACTCCTGCATGTCCTGGGCGGGCGGCAGCAGCTTGGACCCGATGAACACGTGCCGCAGGTCGAAGCCCCGGTCCTCCAGGACGCGGGCCAGCTCCACGGTGACGGCCGCGCCGCCGCAGTGTCCCCACAGGATCAGCGGCAGGTCGGCCTTGTGCTCGATCTCGTCGGCGGTGCGTGCCGCCGTCTCCAGCACGTCGGTGAACTCGCCGGGGCTGCTCGGGTCGTGCCCGGGGGGCTCCAGGCCGTACACGACCAGCGACGGGTCCAGCTTCTCGATCTGCTCGGCGAGCGGCTTGAAGTTCACCGGGTGCCCACAGGGGTAGGGCACGCACACCACGGCCGCCCTGGCACCCTCGGCCTTCGAGCTGAGCAGGTGCAGCAGTTCCTCCGGTGCCTCCTCCTGACCGCGTGCCTCGACGAGCGCCGCGAGTTCGGCGAGCCGGGAGACGCGGGTGAGGTCGGAGAGGGTGACCAGGCCGTCCAGTTCCAGGACGACCCGCAGTGCGGACAGCGAGTTGCCGCCGAGCGCGAAGAAGTCGTCGTCCACGCCGATGTCCTGGGCGGTGAGGCCGAGCACGCCCTGCCAGGCCGTACGGATCCGGGAGACGGTGGCCTCGGAGGCCGCGCCCGCAGTGCCCGTCACGACCGTCGCGGGCTCGTCCTGCCTGGTACGGCCGAGCAGCGCCAGGTCCTCGTCGGCCAGCAACTGCCGGGCCTGGTGCGGGGCGTCGGGTTCGCTCGCCATCAGCTCCAGTACGCGCACGAAGTAGCCGCCGATGCGGTCGATCTGCTCCTCGTCGTAGAGGTGCGTGTGGTAGTGCAGGCACAGCTGCACCTCGTCGTCGAAGAAGTGCCGGGAGAACTCCGTACGGAAGGGGAACTCCGTCTCGGAGTCGACCCGCATGTCCAGCAGCGAGAACTCGGGCAGTTCCTGGAGGTCCTTCAGCAGGTAGAAGTGCGTGAAGTTGAACGTCGTCTCGAACAGGGTGCGCTGGGTGGCGAGGTCCTGCTTCATCTTCGCCATCGGGTAGCGGCGGTGCGGCAGGAGGTCCAGCTCGGCGCGGTAGACCCGGCGGATGAGGTCCGCCCAGCTGCCGCCGCTCAGGTCGATCTGGAACGGCACGGAGTTGAGGTGCAGGCCCAGTGTCGTCTCCGCGCCCGGCAGCTCGGGGCGGCCGCTGTGCTCGTAGCCGGTCATCACCCGGTCCTGGCCACAGACCAGTCCCAGCACCTTCATGTGTGCGGCCAGCAGCACGTCCTTGAACGGCACCGACAGGGCGTCGGCCGTCGCCAGCACGCGCTCGGTCAGCCCGGCCGGGAGCGGTACGTCGCGCAGGACGACCTTGAAGTCGTCGGTGGCCACCGCGCCGGGCTTCGGCGGCACGTCGGCCGGGCTCGCGTCCTCCAGCACGTCCAGCCAGAACTCCCGGGAGGCGGGCGAGCGCAGCGCCTCGGTCTCCAGTCCGACGAAGTTGCGCAGGTGGTTGTCGACCACGGGGCGCGCGGTGTCGCGGCCCTCGCGCACCTGGTGGTACAGCTCGAAGAGCTGCGTGTGCAGCAGCGAGATCGACCAGCCGTCGAGCGCCGAGTTGTGCTGGCTGACGGTGTACCGGTACAGCTCGTCGCTGAGCACCTGCACGTGCAGGGTGACCAGGCCGCCCTCCTCCCACACGAAGCGGCGGGCCTTCTCGCGCGTCAGCCAGTCCTCGTGCCACGCCTCCTGGCCGTCCGCGTCGAGGTGGCGCAGGTCGGCGACGGTCAACGGGGTGGGCACCTCGTCGTGCACGATCTGCAGGAACTCGCTGTAGCCGGTCAGGTGGTAGGTGGTCCGCAGGATCGGGTGGCGCAGCGTCAGCAGCCGCACCGCCTCGGTGAACGCCTCCGTGTCGAAGCCGCCGGTGATCGAGTAGCTGAGCACGTCGTGGTACTGGCCGAGTCCGCCGGTGATCTCCGTCTGGAAGATCAGTCCCGCCTGGAGCATCGACAGCGGGTAGGCGTCCTCCGCGTCCTCGGGAAGCAGTGCCCGGTCGGCGTCGCCGATCAGCTCGAACGGCTGGAACGCGCCGCGCGAGGCGACGTCCTCGGCGACGGTCGCGGTCTGCTGCTCCGCCGCGATCGAGTCCGCGAGGAGCGCGATCGTCTGGTGCTTGAAGAGCTGCTGGAAGGTGAAGTCCAGGCCCGCCGCACGGGACTTGGCGAGCACCGACACGAAGTGGATGGAGTTGCCGCCCAGGGCGAAGAAGTTGTCGTGGACGCCGACCTTCTCGCGGCCCAGCACGGCCTTCCAGATCTCCGCCAGGGTCTCCTCGCGCTCGTTGCGCGGGGCGACGTGCGCGGGGGCCTGCTTGCGCAGCGCCTCGGGGCGGCGCAGGGCGGCCCGGTCCAGCTTGCCGTTCGGGGTGAGCGGCAGCTCGGCCACGGACACCACCCGGCCCGGCACCGTGTACTCGGGCAGCGCGGCCCGTACGTGGTCCTTGAGCTGTGCCTCGGTCGCCTCGCCGTCCAGGACGACGAATCCGCGCAGCGAGGTCTGCCAGCCGTCGTCCACGGCGACGACCGCGGCCTCCTGTACGGCGTCGTGGGCGCGCAGCCGCTCCTCGATCTCGCCCGGCTCCACCCGGAAGCCGCGCACCTTGACCTGGAGGTCGACCCGGCCCAGGTAGTCGAGGGTGCCGTCGGGCAGCCAGCGCGCCCGGTCGCCGGTGCGGTACAGGCGCTCCTCGCCGGTCGCTTCGCGCACCGCGTCGCCGGAGACGAACTTCTCCTCGGTCAGTTCGGGGCGGCCCAGGTAGCCCCGGGCCACGCCCACGCCCGCGACGTGGAGCTCGCCCGGCATGCCGACGGGCGTCTGGCGTCCGGCCGCGTCCAGGACGTACAGCCGGATGTTGTCGATCGGCCGGCCGATGGGCAGGCGGGCCACGGCGTCGAGGCCCTCGACGGGCTGGTGGGTGACGTCGACGGTCGCCTCGGTCGGCCCGTACAGGTTGATCAGGCATGTCTGCGGCAGGAGTTGGGCGAACCTGGCGGCCTGCGCGGTGCCCAGGGCCTCGCCGCTGGCGAAGACCTGGCGCAGTGCGCCGGGGGCCGTGCCGTCGCCGAAGCGGGCGAGGTGCCCGAGGAACATGGTGAGCATCGACGGCACGAAGTGCGTGGTGGTGACCTTGTGCCGGTCCAGGGCGGCGACGAGGGCGGCCGGGTCCTTCTCCGCGCCGGGTGCGGGCAGGGCGAGCGCCGCTCCGGTGAACGACCACCAGAACAGCTCCCACACCGATACGTCGAAGGAGATCGACGTCTTCTGGAGGATCACGTCCTCGGGGCCGATCGGGTAGGCGCGCTGCATCCAGGTGAGCCGGTTGACCGCGCTGCGGTGCTCCACCAGGACGCCCTTGGGGCGGCCGGTCGAGCCCGAGGTGTAGATGACGTAGGCGGTGTCCGTGGGGCCGGAGTCCGCCCCGGCGTCCGGTTCGGGGGCCGAGGAGTCGGCCGCGTACGACGCCTCGTCGTCCAGGTCGAGTCCGGGCGTGTCACCGAGCAGGTCGGCGAAGCGGGCCTGGTGCAGGACGAGGCGGGCGGAGCTGTCGGAGAGCAGGTAGTCGATGCGGGCCTGGGGGTACGACGGGTCGACGGGCAGGTAGGCGCCGCCTGCCTTGAGCACGGCCAGGACCGCCGTGATCATTTCCGGGGAGCGCTCGGCGACCAGGGCCACGATCGTGTCCCGGCCGACGCCCCGTTCACGCAGGGTGCGGGCCAACTGCTGCGAGCGGGCGTCGAGTTCGGCGTACGAGAGGGTCAGCTCGTCGGTGAGCAGGGCGGGCGCGTCGGGGGTCCGTGCGGCCTGTGCGGCGAACAGCCCGTGCAGGGTGGCGTCCGCGTCGAAGGGGCGTCCGGTTTCGTTGCTCGCCGCGATCACCGCCTCGTCGTCGGCGGTGTACAGGTCGATGCCCGCGAGGTCGGCGTCCGGGGCGTCCGCGGCCTTCTCCAGAAGCAGGGCGTAGTGCGCGCCGATCCGCTCGACGGAGGCGATGGTGTGGCGGGTGGTGTCGTAGGAGACGGTCACGACCAGCTCCGCGCCGTCGCGGGCGGCGGTGAGGCGGACGCCGTCGCCGGAGGTGTCCGGTGCGTCGTGGTACCCGTCGAGGGTCACCGCGACGGCGAAGGCGTCGCCGTGGCCCAGTTCGGCGGCGAGGTCGGCCACCGCGTGGTTCTGGTGGTGCTCCGCCGCGCGGACGGCGGTCGCCACCCGGCCCAGGAGTTCCTTCAGGGTGCCGCCGGCCGTGATGCGCAGCGGCAGCGGGCCGCCCGCGAACTCGGGATCGGCGCCCCGGGTCGGCTGGGACACCGTCACGTCCTGCTCACCGGTGTACCTCGCGACCAGGGCGGCGAGGACGGCGGTGAGGACGACGGAGAGCATCTCGGGCTGGTCGCGGCTGATCCGGTCGAGCCGCTGCGTGAGCGTGGTGCCGAGGCGCACGGCGTGGGTGCCGTGCTCCGGCCGCGCCGGGGAGTCCTCGGTGCGGTGCGGACGCAGGTCGGGAAGGAAGCCGGGCGTCTGGGTGAGCGAGGCCAACTGGGATCGCCAGTACGCGGCCGGGGAGGGGGCGGCGGAGCTGTTCGCCCCGGAGTCGAGCAGTGGCATCTGTTTCTCCTGCACTGAGCTGTGAGCCGTTCGGATGGAGCCGTTCGGGTGTGGCTGAGCCGCCGACGGCGAAGGCGCGCGTGAGACGTGCGCCTGCGGGCCGACGGGGTGTGCGGGTGAAGCGTGCGTGCGCGGCGTACGAGGGATCCGTACGCGTGGGATTGACGGGTGAGGGTGGAGAGGGGACGTGCACGTGTGCCGTCGAGGGGCGTGCCCGTCGGGTGTCAGAAGTCGAAGTCGAGTACCGGTTCGGGCGCGCCGGGCGTGCGGACCAGTGCGGGCAGAAGGGTGCCGAGCGTGACCGAGGGATCCTCGGCGACCGTCTCCAGCAGCCGGAGGAACTCGCGCCGCCAGGCGTCCACGGTGTCCGGGCGCAGCAGTCCGCTGGAGTACCGCCAGGCCGTCCGCAGCGATCCGGCGACCTCGTAGACCTGGAGGTCCAGGTCGAACACGGCCTGACCGGTCTGTTCCAGGCGCACCGGGACCCTGGCCCCCTGGAAGTCGACCGCGAGGTAGCGGCCGCTGTGCAGCGCGACGAACGCGTCGAACAGGGGGGTGCGGCTGTAGTCGCGTGCCGGGGCCGCCCCGGAGACCAGGTCCTCGAAGGGGAAGTCCTGGTGCGCGAAGGCCGCTTCGGCGACGTCCGCGAAGTGGCGCAGGTAGGCGGCGAAGGACAGGGCAGGCGTGGCCGCGGTGCGCAGCACGACCGTGTTCGCGAACATGCCGACCGTACGGTGCAGCCCGGGGGCGGTGCGGCCGGAGACGGGGGTGCCGACGGTGATGTCGTCGGTGCCCTTGAGCGAGGCGAGCAGGGCGCCGTACGCACCGGCGAGCACCGCGAACAGCGTCACTCCCTCATCCCGGGCCAACTGGCGCAGCCGCGCGGTGAGTTCGGGTCCTATCTCCGACTCGGTCACAGCGCCGTCGAGTTCGCGCAGGGCGGGCCTGGCGGTGTCGGTCGGCAGGTCCGCCGGATCGACGGGGGCGGCGAGGACCTGCTGCCAGTGCGGCTCCTGGGCCTCGCGCAGGGCTCTCCCGGCGGGGCCTTCGCGCCATACGGCGTAGTCCCGGTAGCGGGTGGACGCGGGCTGCGGCGCTCCTCCCGCGTAGAGCGTCGCCAGGTCCTGGAGCAGCGGCGCGAGCGAGAACCCGTCCACCACGATGTGGTGCAGGTCGAGCCGCAGGATCACCGCGGACGGCGTGCGGTGCACGTCCGCCCGCCACAGCGGCGCTCTCCCCAGGTCGAAGGGGCGGACGAACTCCCCCATGGGGTAAGGGGGTTGCTCGCTCACCCGCACCTCGACCTCGACGTGCGGCTCGATGCGCTGACGCACCTCGCCCTCCTCGACGACGAAGCGGGTGCGCAGCGTCTCGTGGTGCACGGCCAGGTCGGCCAGGGCGCGCGCGAGGCGCTGCGGATCGGTGTCGGCGGGCAGCTCCAGGCTGAGCGGCACGTTGTAGTGCACCGCCCGGCCGTCCTTGACCTGCTCGAAGTAGAGCTGGCGCTGCTGCGGGGTCAGGGGGTACGTCTCCTGCTCGGGCGCGAGCGGCAGTCGGCGGGCGGGCCCGGGTGCGGCCTGCCGCAGCAGTTCCGCGAGCCTGGCGGGGGTGCCGGCGCGCAGCACCGCGCTGACCGGGCAGTGCCGGCCGAGCCGTTCCTGCACGCCCGCCGCGATCAGGGTCGCGGTGAGCGAGTCGGCTCCGAGTTCGCGCAGGTCGTGGGCTGTGCCGATGCCGCTGATCCCGAGCGCCCGTTCGGCGATGTCGACGACCGCGCGCTCGGTCTCGTCCGAGGGCGCGAGGTAGTCGGCCCCCGCGAGCAGGTGCCCGCCGTCGGGGTCGGGCAGCCGGGCCCTGTCCACCTTGCCGCTGTGGTTGAGCGGCAGCGCGGGCAGCGGGACGAGGTACGCGGGGACCATGTGACCCGGCAGTTCGGCCGCGAGCAGGTCGCGCAGGCGGTGGGGGTCGGGCGGGCAGGGACCCGTGTAGTAGCCGCACAGGTACTTGTCGCCTCGGCCCGGCCGGGACCGGGCGACGACGACGGCCTCCGCCACGTCGGGGTGGGCGAGCATGGCCGTCTCGATCTCGGCGGGCTCGACCCGGAAGCCGCGCACCTTGACCTGGAGGTCGCGCCTGCCGAAGAACTCCAGCACCCCGTCGGGGCGCCAGCGCGCCAGGTCGCCGCTGCGGTAGAGCCGGGCTCCCTCGGGGCCGAAGGGGTCCGCGACGAAACGTTCCTGCGTCAGCTCGGGACGCCCCAGGTAGCCTCGGGCGACCCCGGCCCCGCCGAGCCACAGCTCGCCGGGCACGCCGACCGGGCAGGGGCGGCCCCGCTCGTCCAGGACGTACGCCGTGGAGTTGGTGATCGGCCGCCCGATCGGGATGCGCCCGAGGTCCGAGCGCTCCAGCCGGTGCGTCACGGAGAAGGTGGTGTTCTCCGTGGGGCCGTACCCGTTGACGAGCGTCACGCCGGGGCAGGCGTCCATCACCTTCCGGACGTGTACGGGCGACAGCGCGTCGCCGCCCACCACCAGTTCGCGCAGCGGGGCGAAGAGCGCCGCGTCCTGTTCCACCAACTGGTTGAACAGGGGCGAGGTGAGCCACAGCGTGGTGATGCGGTGCTCGGCCAACTCCCGTCCCAGACAGTGGGCGTCGAGGATCACGTCGCTGTCCACCAGGCGCAGCGAGCCGCCGTTGAGGAGGGCTCCCCACATCTCGAAGGTGTTCGCGTCGAAGGCGGTCGAGCCGGTGGGCAGCATCCTGACGTCCGGCCCGAGATCCACGTACCCGGCGCCCTTCACCAGCCGCACCACGTTGCGGTGGACGACCTCGACGCCCTTGGGCTTGCCGGTGGTGCCGGAGGTGTAGCAGACGTACGCCAGGTCGTGCGCGGCCACCGGCACCCCGGTCCCGCCGGGACGGGTGGGCCCGTCCACCGCCTCGGAGTCCGGGGTGAGGACCGTGCCGTCGAAGGGCAGGTCCACCGGCAGGTCTCCGGCCGTCACCAGAACCCGTACGGACGCGTCAGCGAGCAGCCAGGCGGCGCGTTCGGCGGGGTAGTCGGGCTCCACCGAGAGGTAGGCGCAGCCCGCCTTGAGGATGCCCAGGGCGCCGATCACGAAATCGGGGGTACGTCCGGTGCGCAGGCCCACCCGGTCGCCAGGCCGTGCACCGGAGGCGACGATACGTCCCGCCAACTCGTTGGACAGCAAGTTGAGTTGACGGTACGTCAGGTGCTTGGTGCGCCAGCTGACGGCCACGGCGTGCGGAGTGTGTTCGGCCTGTTCGGTGAACAGTCCGTGCACCGTGGCGGTGTCGGGGTAGGGGAGCCCGGTGTTGTTGAAGGCCCCGACCACCTGGTCCCGCTCGCCCTCGGCCAGCAGGTCCACGTCGCCGGTCGCCGCCTGCGGACGTTCCGTCAGGAAGGCGCTGATCAGCATGAGTTGCCGTGCCAGCCGGGCGGCGGTGTCCTCCTCGAAGAGCGCTGTGCGGTACCCGAGGAGCAGGTCGTGGCCGTCGCGGGTCACGATCAGTTCGTACGGCCCCTCGGGGGGTTCGTACGATCCGTCGGCCCCGGCGCGCGGGGCCCGCACGAACCGTACGGGTGCGCCGGCGGCAGGCTCCCGCGCCGGAGCCCGGTCCGTCCTGGCGAGCAGTTCGGCCACGGACTCGGCCGGGTCCACCGTCAGGGTCAGTGCGCCCACGCCGCCCTCGGCGGTGCCGATGTCGAGGAGCAGCCGGGACTGGCCGGTGTGACGGTGCAGCAGGATCGCGAGTGCCGCGAGAGCCGTCGGTCCGCCCGCTCCGGGAACCCGGAGGATGCCGAGGGGACCGGAGGCGGACTCCCGGGTACGCGGCCTGTCGGTGATCAGGAGTGTGGCGTCGCCCTCCGTGTCCGGCCGGGACCCGGGAACCCGCTGCTCGGGGAACCGGAGTTCCGGGAGCCGGATGTCAGGACGTGGCGCGGACGGCATCGGAGTCGGGGTCGGAGTCCCGCTGGGCGCGCTGGTCATCTGCTGCAGTCACCCCCAGCCGGAACGGGGTGTTGCGGAAGAGGAGCACGGTCAGGACGCCGGGAGCCGCCGCGAGCGCGGAGACCACCAGGATCAGGGCACTGTAGTGGCTGCCTGCCAGCAACATGCCGCCGAGCGCCGAACCGGCGGGCAGTGAGCCGGCCATCACGGTGCGCATCAGCGTCATGGCCCGGCCGCGCATCGCGTTGGGGACGCGGGTCATGCGCACCACGCCGCCCAGCACCGTCATCGGCGCGGACAGGATGCCGTTGAGCACGAGGCCGAGCAGAATCCACGGCAGTGCGGTCGGCAGCAGCAGGAACAGCACGGCACCGGACAGGAGTTGGAGCACGCCGATGCGGAGCATCTGCCGCTCGGAGGTCTGCACCGCGCCCGAGACGAGGGAGCCGATCAGCTCGCCCGCCGCCATGACGGCCAGCATCAGGCCGAGGATGCCAGGGCCGCCGCCGAACTCGAACTTCGAGAGCCAGGGCAACGCCACGATCAGCGCGCCCGCCGAGACGTTGAAGGCGCCGAAGGACAGGGTGAGCACGAGGAGGAAGCGGTCGCGCACGATGAGGCGGAACACCGGGCCCCAGCCGGGCCGGGCGTCCTTGGTGCCGGGCTCGCCCACCGGTTCGGGCCGGCCCATCGGGGCCTTGATGCGGCTGATCAGGAAGGCGAAGACCAGATAGGTCACGGCGTCCAGGATGAGCACCTGAGGTGCGCCGAAGGCGGTGATCAACGCGACGCCGAGGGCCGGGCCGACCACGTTGGCGACGCCCATCGCGGTGGCCTCCAGGCCGGAGGCCGCCTGGAGCTTGTCCTCGGGAACCAGTTCGGGCAGCACGGCGGGCGTGCCCGCCAACGGGATGATCTTGAGGAGTCCGTAGACCAGCGCCACCCCGTAGAGGTGCCAGGTCTGGAGCGCGTCCAGCATGGCGAGCAGGGGGATCAGGGCGACGACGAAACCACGGAACACCGAGTCGTAGATGAAGAGCTTGCGCCGGGAGAACCGGTCGAGAAGTGGTCCGACGACTGCCCCGCCCAGGATCACCGGGAGGGTGAGGCACACACCGAGAACGCCGAGCCCCGCGGCTCCCGCCTTCTCCAGCGTGATCCACGCGAGAGCGGCGTAGGTGGCGCCGTCCCCGAGGAGATTCAGGACGAGGGCCGACCAGAGCAATCGGTAGTCACCGATGCGCAGGATGGCCAAATATGCTTTCACGTTCCACACCGTTCAGTAGGCCGAAGATGGCAAGCAAAGCGGACGGGACGGCGTGCAGAACACGCCACATACGCTTTGGGTGTGCGAAAGAAAGGAACCTTTTTCTCAACGTGCTCGTCAGGCTCGACAGGCACGCCTGCGAGCAGCAAGAAAAAGGTCTGAATGCGATTGATCTGCGAACTCCCACGCGAATCCAGCAGCGTTGGCCGGAATCTCTCGCAGGTGCCCCCCAGGAAGTGCCCCCACCTCTCTTCTGCTGTCACCAGCGGTGACGCAGGTTTTCCGCCGCTTTTTTAACAGTTCCCCCGGGAGGCGTCAAGCACGGTTTATGAGAGGTTTCGGTTGGCTGAATCTGACCTTGAGGAAGGCCGGAGGATGAGCTTTGACCACTCTCCGTCGACGACCGGAGGCCGAACGGGGCGCAAAACCAGAGACCATAAAAGGGACAACAACTGATCTATAGCGCCAAACGGTTCACCCACTCGGGACTGATTCCGGCTCGTCACCCCTTCCCGGAAGGGGGAAAGTCAGCCTTTCACCGACCGGCGGGCCCCGTGGCGCTTTCGCCTCTCCCCTTTTGGCGAAAAGACACCACCGCACCCGCAATCACAACGGCGCGCCGGGCAATGCCACGGGGGCCGTGACAGCCACTGACTTCGGTGCCCGCCAGACGGAACGTTCGCATCAGAACGAGCACTGCACCCGACCTTCAGGAATGCGCATACAGAAACCCGGTGACCGCGCACGGCTGCCCTCCGACGGCCTTTACGATGTCGCGCCTGCGAAGGGCTGAGCACAATGAATTCCTCCGGAAGGGCCGGTTCCTTTCCGTGACGGGGGCGCACTGCCGCCCTGGCGCCGCCGCACTCCGCGAGGCGGGCGGGAGGCGGACGGAAGGCAGACGGGTGGGCGAGGACAGCGGTGGCCACCGATACCGAGAGTCACGCCCGCATGCCGGTGTGCCGTGTTCTGCGGTCAATCGATTGCAGAACGTCAGAGTCGGCCTGCCGGACGTCCGGCAGGCGGACGTCCGCCCCGGCCGAGACGGAACTCCGGGCAGGGCACCGGCAGCCGGGGCGAGACGGCGCACCACGCCCCGTCGTCGCTGTGCGTGAGAGCGCGACACCGGTGCGGCCGGACCGGAACCCCGTACGGGAAGTCCAACGGCGTTTGCGTTTCACGGATCGGTACGCGAATCGGGCAGCGTTCCGTCCGCTCGGCCCACGGTTCAAAGGCAGTTGACACGGACGGCACGGCCCCGTCTTTCGCAGTGCCCGGGGCGGGCGAACCGGGCACCACGGAGGGGGCGGCACGGCGGGCCGGAGCACGGTGGTGGCGGTACGGACGACGGGGGAGTTCGGCTCCGCCGGGGTGCGCGGAACCCCGTGCCGGACCGGCCGCCACGACCGCCGACGGGGGTGGATCGGCCACCGCTGAGGGTGGATCAGCCACCGCCGGGGGTGGATCGGCCGCCCAATTCATGCGGAGTGCATGCCCGTTCACCTGATCGGAACGTCCTTCGACGCGACGCGCGGGGCGTTGGCGGGCCATCGCGCGCCGCTCCGGGCGGGCTCGGGGAGGGGCTACACGGATCACAGGCGACGCCTCGGCGACGACCTGCCTCGCGGTGGGAGCGCTCCCCCCCTGCGTACCGCATGCCCCCGGAGTACACCGGGGCCGGCCGCAGTCCGTGGCGATGCGTACAGGAGAGCGAGGCCCGGGAAATGCGTACGCCCGGAAATCCGGCACGAGAACACAGTTCAAAGGCGGCCGGGCCACCGGTCGTCTCAACCGCCCGACGGAACCGGCATCTCACCCCTTCACTTCTCCACCATCTCCCCCTCTAATTCCTTCACTGCTTGACCACTTCATCGATACGCGTACGCGTGCCAGCCGTTAGTTCCACCCCCTGAGCGTTGAGGTGGATTCGCTTGCCGATAGCGGCGGTCGGCCCGCGCTGCGTGCCGACGTCTTCCCGGTCATCCGGCCGCTCGGCCTCATGGACGCAGCGCGAACCTCCGCCGCCCGACCGGTGGCCCGGCCTATGCCTGAGGTCGCAGGACGCCCGCGATGACGGTGGTCACCATCTTGCGGACGGCGGCGGTCTGGGGCGGGGCGCTCGTCCGGTCGGCGAACAGCAGGTGCCCGGCCCCGACGAGGGTGGGGGCGAGTGTTTCGATGTCGGTGTCACCGGCCAGACGCCCCAGCTCCCGCTCGGCGGTGAGGTACGCGGCGACCATGGCGGCGCCGTGCACGGCCAGCGGGATGCCGGTCAGACCGGCCTCGCGCAGTCGGACGCGGAGGCCGTCGCGGAAGATGATGAGCGCGACGGTTGCCACCGTGACGGGCCCGAACAGGTCCCGCAGCGCGTCGGCGAGGTTGTCCACCACGCTCCCGGTCCCGGCGGCCGCGCGCAGAGTCGTGGTGCGGTCCTCGATGCCGCGGACGCGGTCGAGGACCAGTTCCGCCAGGAAAGCGTCGAAGTCGGTGAAGTGCCGGTGCAGCACGCCCTTGGCGCAGTTCGCTTCCTCCGTGACCGCCCGGCTGGTCAACGCGTCAGGCCCGTCCCGGAGCAGGACGCGCTCGGCTGCTGCGAACAGTTGGCCGCGCACGTTGTGGATGTGCACCCCTGACGGCATGGTCTCCCCCTCCGCCCCGCCTTAACAAGTGGGCAACCGCCCATTAGAGTGGGCGCATGCCCACTTTATCGCAGGGA from Streptomyces sp. NBC_00237 carries:
- a CDS encoding non-ribosomal peptide synthetase, yielding MPLLDSGANSSAAPSPAAYWRSQLASLTQTPGFLPDLRPHRTEDSPARPEHGTHAVRLGTTLTQRLDRISRDQPEMLSVVLTAVLAALVARYTGEQDVTVSQPTRGADPEFAGGPLPLRITAGGTLKELLGRVATAVRAAEHHQNHAVADLAAELGHGDAFAVAVTLDGYHDAPDTSGDGVRLTAARDGAELVVTVSYDTTRHTIASVERIGAHYALLLEKAADAPDADLAGIDLYTADDEAVIAASNETGRPFDADATLHGLFAAQAARTPDAPALLTDELTLSYAELDARSQQLARTLRERGVGRDTIVALVAERSPEMITAVLAVLKAGGAYLPVDPSYPQARIDYLLSDSSARLVLHQARFADLLGDTPGLDLDDEASYAADSSAPEPDAGADSGPTDTAYVIYTSGSTGRPKGVLVEHRSAVNRLTWMQRAYPIGPEDVILQKTSISFDVSVWELFWWSFTGAALALPAPGAEKDPAALVAALDRHKVTTTHFVPSMLTMFLGHLARFGDGTAPGALRQVFASGEALGTAQAARFAQLLPQTCLINLYGPTEATVDVTHQPVEGLDAVARLPIGRPIDNIRLYVLDAAGRQTPVGMPGELHVAGVGVARGYLGRPELTEEKFVSGDAVREATGEERLYRTGDRARWLPDGTLDYLGRVDLQVKVRGFRVEPGEIEERLRAHDAVQEAAVVAVDDGWQTSLRGFVVLDGEATEAQLKDHVRAALPEYTVPGRVVSVAELPLTPNGKLDRAALRRPEALRKQAPAHVAPRNEREETLAEIWKAVLGREKVGVHDNFFALGGNSIHFVSVLAKSRAAGLDFTFQQLFKHQTIALLADSIAAEQQTATVAEDVASRGAFQPFELIGDADRALLPEDAEDAYPLSMLQAGLIFQTEITGGLGQYHDVLSYSITGGFDTEAFTEAVRLLTLRHPILRTTYHLTGYSEFLQIVHDEVPTPLTVADLRHLDADGQEAWHEDWLTREKARRFVWEEGGLVTLHVQVLSDELYRYTVSQHNSALDGWSISLLHTQLFELYHQVREGRDTARPVVDNHLRNFVGLETEALRSPASREFWLDVLEDASPADVPPKPGAVATDDFKVVLRDVPLPAGLTERVLATADALSVPFKDVLLAAHMKVLGLVCGQDRVMTGYEHSGRPELPGAETTLGLHLNSVPFQIDLSGGSWADLIRRVYRAELDLLPHRRYPMAKMKQDLATQRTLFETTFNFTHFYLLKDLQELPEFSLLDMRVDSETEFPFRTEFSRHFFDDEVQLCLHYHTHLYDEEQIDRIGGYFVRVLELMASEPDAPHQARQLLADEDLALLGRTRQDEPATVVTGTAGAASEATVSRIRTAWQGVLGLTAQDIGVDDDFFALGGNSLSALRVVLELDGLVTLSDLTRVSRLAELAALVEARGQEEAPEELLHLLSSKAEGARAAVVCVPYPCGHPVNFKPLAEQIEKLDPSLVVYGLEPPGHDPSSPGEFTDVLETAARTADEIEHKADLPLILWGHCGGAAVTVELARVLEDRGFDLRHVFIGSKLLPPAQDMQESIDMIETWSDDQIISYMVEETGYGELDGLDHRYTAFMGRLFRHDVCGGYRYFINVTEEEPDWRIQAPVTAVVADDDKGLTHAKDEFRSWERVAAHVNFLELAGGGHYFVRGNPAGTGELIVRAWASAAELEG
- a CDS encoding amino acid adenylation domain-containing protein; this translates as MPSAPRPDIRLPELRFPEQRVPGSRPDTEGDATLLITDRPRTRESASGPLGILRVPGAGGPTALAALAILLHRHTGQSRLLLDIGTAEGGVGALTLTVDPAESVAELLARTDRAPAREPAAGAPVRFVRAPRAGADGSYEPPEGPYELIVTRDGHDLLLGYRTALFEEDTAARLARQLMLISAFLTERPQAATGDVDLLAEGERDQVVGAFNNTGLPYPDTATVHGLFTEQAEHTPHAVAVSWRTKHLTYRQLNLLSNELAGRIVASGARPGDRVGLRTGRTPDFVIGALGILKAGCAYLSVEPDYPAERAAWLLADASVRVLVTAGDLPVDLPFDGTVLTPDSEAVDGPTRPGGTGVPVAAHDLAYVCYTSGTTGKPKGVEVVHRNVVRLVKGAGYVDLGPDVRMLPTGSTAFDANTFEMWGALLNGGSLRLVDSDVILDAHCLGRELAEHRITTLWLTSPLFNQLVEQDAALFAPLRELVVGGDALSPVHVRKVMDACPGVTLVNGYGPTENTTFSVTHRLERSDLGRIPIGRPITNSTAYVLDERGRPCPVGVPGELWLGGAGVARGYLGRPELTQERFVADPFGPEGARLYRSGDLARWRPDGVLEFFGRRDLQVKVRGFRVEPAEIETAMLAHPDVAEAVVVARSRPGRGDKYLCGYYTGPCPPDPHRLRDLLAAELPGHMVPAYLVPLPALPLNHSGKVDRARLPDPDGGHLLAGADYLAPSDETERAVVDIAERALGISGIGTAHDLRELGADSLTATLIAAGVQERLGRHCPVSAVLRAGTPARLAELLRQAAPGPARRLPLAPEQETYPLTPQQRQLYFEQVKDGRAVHYNVPLSLELPADTDPQRLARALADLAVHHETLRTRFVVEEGEVRQRIEPHVEVEVRVSEQPPYPMGEFVRPFDLGRAPLWRADVHRTPSAVILRLDLHHIVVDGFSLAPLLQDLATLYAGGAPQPASTRYRDYAVWREGPAGRALREAQEPHWQQVLAAPVDPADLPTDTARPALRELDGAVTESEIGPELTARLRQLARDEGVTLFAVLAGAYGALLASLKGTDDITVGTPVSGRTAPGLHRTVGMFANTVVLRTAATPALSFAAYLRHFADVAEAAFAHQDFPFEDLVSGAAPARDYSRTPLFDAFVALHSGRYLAVDFQGARVPVRLEQTGQAVFDLDLQVYEVAGSLRTAWRYSSGLLRPDTVDAWRREFLRLLETVAEDPSVTLGTLLPALVRTPGAPEPVLDFDF